In Clostridia bacterium, one DNA window encodes the following:
- a CDS encoding ATP-binding cassette domain-containing protein has translation MLEIKNVSKFFKEKVALEDVSMSLAPGRICGLLGLNGAGKSTLMKIICGLSIPSEGQVFLNGEEITGKGSAAIGCMIESPAFYGELSGAKNLSVLGELFGGVGPAEIREALKTVGLAKSANVRYSKYSLGMKQRLYFAYALLNHPKVLILDEPFNGIDPVSVRLFEEIIKKLASEGVAVLISGHIIAELEKICDSVVIIDEGVVRYVCEDLSSVDSLEELFLEKVTGAGDSQ, from the coding sequence ATGCTGGAAATCAAAAACGTGTCCAAATTTTTCAAAGAAAAAGTCGCTCTCGAAGACGTAAGTATGTCGCTCGCTCCCGGGCGCATTTGCGGACTTCTCGGGCTGAACGGCGCGGGGAAAAGCACTCTTATGAAAATAATCTGCGGGCTTTCGATCCCTTCCGAAGGGCAGGTCTTCCTAAACGGCGAGGAAATCACCGGAAAGGGAAGCGCCGCGATCGGATGTATGATCGAATCTCCCGCGTTTTACGGCGAACTGTCGGGCGCGAAGAATCTCTCCGTCCTCGGAGAACTCTTCGGGGGCGTCGGCCCCGCCGAGATCCGAGAGGCGTTGAAGACGGTCGGACTCGCGAAAAGCGCGAACGTCCGTTATTCGAAGTATTCGCTCGGAATGAAGCAACGTCTGTATTTCGCGTACGCGCTTTTGAATCATCCGAAAGTCTTGATCTTGGACGAACCGTTTAATGGGATCGATCCGGTCAGCGTTCGCTTGTTTGAGGAGATCATAAAGAAACTCGCCTCGGAAGGCGTCGCCGTCTTGATCTCGGGGCATATCATCGCGGAGCTTGAAAAGATCTGCGACAGCGTCGTGATTATCGACGAGGGCGTCGTTCGCTACGTTTGCGAAGATCTTTCTTCGGTCGATTCCCTTGAAGAACTCTTCCTCGAAAAGGTCACCGGCGCGGGGGATTCTCAATGA
- a CDS encoding ACT domain-containing protein yields the protein MNVIISVIGKDRIGIIRDVSAFLADLNINIVDISQTLMGEYFTMIMRANLEKSDMPIDKLIKALREKGESVGLDINLRSEDIFNAMHRI from the coding sequence ATGAACGTTATTATCAGCGTTATCGGAAAAGATCGAATCGGAATCATTCGCGACGTTTCCGCGTTTCTCGCGGATCTGAACATCAACATCGTGGATATCTCGCAAACCCTTATGGGCGAATATTTTACGATGATCATGCGCGCGAACCTCGAAAAGAGCGATATGCCGATCGACAAACTCATCAAAGCGCTTCGCGAAAAAGGCGAAAGCGTCGGCTTGGACATCAATCTCCGCAGCGAAGACATCTTCAACGCGATGCATAGGATCTGA
- a CDS encoding ABC transporter permease, whose product MNATQRMYRAEAKRLLGSRTVFIVLAVFVLFLLSAYVFFLASPSLQTDSYDGKYIYTQSDYERRLEQREQGLTEQYDPYIALYERVKLQSKADYYDVYAAMPARFSYGLKQTNLWSFWIIAQGTGIVFLFICVFLGAWLFREFANGCVKNFLVAGVDRKSVFFGKYLFLLTVETALFLLWLSAGIIFGARYFGYRLLLASPSGVGVIRVAEAFFAKALALFLLSLFASSASAFLTIRAKSMAAALGISSVLILGLAIAEFVFQKVNIGGLREEDRSLILSLLPVFRVFFDPDPGFSWQSGMYCGVDALAAAGWALLCVRSARRQEI is encoded by the coding sequence ATGAACGCGACGCAAAGAATGTACCGAGCGGAGGCAAAACGGTTGCTCGGGAGCCGCACGGTCTTTATCGTGTTGGCGGTCTTCGTCCTGTTTTTGCTGTCGGCGTACGTCTTTTTCTTGGCGTCTCCCTCCCTGCAAACGGATTCGTATGATGGGAAATATATTTACACGCAAAGCGACTATGAGCGGCGGTTGGAGCAGAGAGAACAAGGCTTGACGGAGCAATACGATCCGTATATCGCGCTGTATGAGCGCGTCAAATTGCAGAGCAAAGCGGATTATTACGACGTATACGCGGCGATGCCCGCCCGATTCAGTTACGGGTTGAAACAGACGAACCTTTGGTCGTTTTGGATCATCGCGCAAGGGACGGGGATCGTCTTTTTGTTCATTTGCGTCTTTTTGGGCGCTTGGCTTTTCAGAGAATTCGCAAACGGTTGCGTAAAGAATTTTTTGGTGGCGGGCGTCGATCGAAAAAGCGTCTTTTTCGGGAAGTATCTGTTTTTGCTGACGGTCGAAACCGCGTTGTTTCTTCTTTGGCTTTCGGCGGGGATCATCTTCGGCGCGCGGTATTTCGGGTATCGGTTACTGCTCGCCTCTCCGAGCGGCGTCGGCGTGATCCGAGTCGCGGAAGCCTTCTTTGCGAAGGCGCTTGCGCTTTTTCTGCTCTCTCTTTTCGCGTCCTCGGCTTCGGCGTTTCTGACGATTCGGGCGAAAAGTATGGCGGCGGCTCTCGGGATCTCTTCCGTGTTGATCCTCGGGCTTGCCATCGCGGAATTCGTCTTTCAAAAGGTCAATATCGGCGGGCTGCGCGAAGAGGATCGGTCTTTGATCTTGTCGTTGCTTCCCGTTTTCCGCGTCTTTTTCGATCCCGATCCGGGCTTCTCGTGGCAGAGCGGGATGTATTGCGGCGTAGACGCGCTTGCGGCGGCGGGATGGGCGCTGCTTTGCGTAAGAAGCGCGAGGAGGCAGGAGATATGA